Below is a window of Serratia nevei DNA.
TGCCTCATTCCTCCGTCTCTGTGGTCGGCGAACCATCCGTTAATAAAACCGTTGAGGTGACCAACATACACACCGGATTTTTTTCCCGGCTTGTCGTCCTGCATGGCAATTCGGTGTGTCTTGCCATCCATTTCCAGCATGTCTCGTCTATTAAAGACGCCACCGAGAGACTCAATAAAATCTTGAAACTCCCTTTTTGTATCACCTTGCTTTTCAGGTTTGGCCAATGTGGGATCGATACGCCACTTAGCGAGTTTGCTGAGATCAGCCCCAGGGTTGGCATACCAGGATTTAGCTTCGCCATCGAAGGTGAGGGCATTGCTTCCATCCGGAAGTTTTCCCGCTGCGCGAAACGCTTCTTTGCGTTGTTCAACGGGGATCACCAAATAGGTGGGTTCGGTAGCTATCATGAGGTTTCCTTACTTATTCGAAAAACTTGCGATACCACCAGGGACGGCCGGTGACTGAGGTTCCGCGGAGTAGGTGGTGGAGACGCTGAAACAACACCGTTGGGGTTAATCCGAACAGGGACAAAATTTTGTAAATGCCGAGTGCGAGTAGGCAAAACATGAAAGTCATCATGGATGGCCAAATGGCGCAAAGCAGAAACAGCAGGTACACCAGAACGGGAATGCCGAGGATCGTTGCCTGCCGCCCGCTATCGAGCCAAGGTGAATAGTCTTTCCCACCGCTGTCGATCCAGGGGGAATTGTTTTTGCTCATAAACCCTCCTTGTTTTTCGCAGTAAACAGCGGATAGCCCATGACCTGTTTCGCGGTCTCTTCATCAACACGCCCGGCGGTAAACAGTCGCCATGTGTGGTCAACAATGCGATGTTCCCGTGCAGCAAGTTCACCGTTAATCATTTCTGGCCAGCGCGAGTAGTGAACTTCACCTAATTTTCGGCGCCATGCTTCATCAAGCAGAACGTATTCCCGAACCGCTTGGCGTTTACCGTCGGTGGTCGGCAGCAAACGCTGTACGATCAGGAAACGTAATGCATCGAGAAGGTCGAAGGCGACTTGCTCGCGAGCATCGGCCGGCGCCATGAGGATGCATCGAGAAAATGCATGGCCAGGAGAAAATGCGTGCAAAGTGCTGAGTGTCAGGTGACCGGACTGGGCGCACGCTACTGCTGCTTGCAAGGTCTCGAGGTCGCGAATTTCACCAACTCCGATGAGAGTCGGTGCCTGACGTAATGAGAGACGGAGCCCGTGGGCAAAACTTGGAACGTCGCGGCCGATTTCCGACTGCTGAGGTCGCAGCTGCCAGGTAGGCCCGCCGAAGAGGTATTCGACCGGATCCTCGTAGGTAACAAGCTTCCCGTGCGGATGCGTTTCTCCGTAGTGCTGATATATCGACGCCAACAGAGTGGATTTTCCGGAGCCGGTCACGCCACAAACCAAACCGAGGCCATCGAGGGGTAACAGGTTATGGCGCAAGTCGTCTTCCAATCCCAGGCTGTTCAATGGTGGGATAGAGGTTGGAATGACACGCAGCGTTACGGCCATAGCGGTATTAAGCGCGCCGATCGTAGCCTGAATGAAGTTGCTGCGAAAACGGACTCGCTCCCCGCGTTCCAGTCCGTACCGGCCAGTATTGTCCCCTTCAAGTTGTAATGGCCGATCTGCGCCTTGGCCGCTTTGCACCATGGCCTTGATATCAGGTGTATAGATACTGTCGATTAGGTGTAAGAGTTTGGTGTGATCCAGAGGGAACTGACTGGCAGTAACTTTACGGCCATAATGATCCACGATGATTTTGCTGCCACTTTGCAGATGAATATCGGAAACTTTATGGCGGTAACAATGGATGAAAAATCCACGGAGCTTGTCGGGGGAGAGTCCCCCGCTGAAGTCGAAATCGGTGAGGGGTGTCATCGTTGCTCCTGTTATTTCCCGATGTTAACCGTTGGCTTCCAGCGCTTTTTATCCAGCTCGAATCCAGCGTGTTGTTTGAGCTCGCGGGTTCGATCGCCGATAGCCACCTTGTCGCGGGAACCCGTGACTGTCTGCAGCTGTTCACTGACGACCGGCGGGGTAATGATCCCTTGCTGCAGCAGTGTGGTGTAACGCAACATGCCTGTGTAATCGCGAGTCAGGCGGTTGAAATTGCTCTCGAGCGTGCGATCAGCACTCTCGCGCCCGTCCTGCCAACCTTTTTCTACCGCGGCGCGCCACACAGTTTCTTCATTTCCGTTCTTTGGGCGGATGTCAGTGGGAATATCAGTATTGATAGTCAACCCAGCCAGCAAATACTGCCGCCAGGTGGGCGGATTACTGACGAACCGTTCTGGTAGCAGGATGCTGTAAGTCTTATTTGCTGTGCGAATCTGCCTGTCAGTAATGTGTGCCAACGATTCTGAAGCAACTATGACCGGCGGTAACCAACCCTGACGGCTAATCAGTGGTGCGAAGGTGTACATTCTGTTCAGTGCGTCGTTTTGGGCGTTTAAAGCTTGCTGCAGCTCCCAGGCGCGCTGCGCTTTGCCGCCGCGGAAACCCACGGTTTGCCCAGCTTCGTTCATCAACTGCCAGAGAGTGTCGTTCAATCCATGTTTATCCGGCGCCTTTGGCGACAAGTAAGCCCCGATATCTGGGGGCGGCCCCCCATCCAGAACGGCCGCACCGGCCGCTGTGCTGAGCAACCCCAGCCCGAGGGCAAGAGCGATTTTTTTCATGCCGGCATTCCTTTTTTAAGGGGCAACATGAAGAACAGACGCAGCTCATGCGATTGCTGTTCAAGCTGTGCCCGCCAGTCTATTTGTGTTCGCACAAGGCGCAGTACTTGTTCGAAGGTGACGTCGCTGGCATGCAATGTGAGTGGCAACGGAAGTCGCACGCCGGTATAGGCGAATGACAAGCCGCGCATGTGAGCCAGTTGGCTGAGTAGTTCGATGGCATCGCCATCCCAATCGACAGTAATGCGTTGTGAATTGGCGGTGATCTTGGGTGTGAATAAAACAGGTCGAACTTGATTCAACGCGTCAGATTGATAGAGCGTCGCTGTGATGTTCTGGATTGACTGCGCCGCGGGAGTGACGGCCACTGCTGGAGTGACAATAGAGTGTGGCGTTGGAGTACAGACGCAGCCGCTTAAACCGAACAGGGCGGCGATCATAGGTAAACGTTTCATGAAAGGATGTCCTGCGAGATATGGATTATTGGTACCTGATTACGTTGAATACACTTAGACGTTTCTTGGTGCCCGTTTGGCACCACCACAATAAATGACAGCATGTAAAAACCTCATAAGTCCATTTATTTACATGCGCACTTTAAAATTGGGTAATGAACGAACTTAGCTTGAAAATTAAATGCAAGCGATTGTTTAAAATAATGATTGAATTAGTTTTTATTGAAATATATAATTGGTAATCAAAAAAAGAGACATTGAAATGTTATTTTTCTACACATCCAGTTTTTGCAAAAATATAAAAATATCTCGAGCTAGAGCTATCATAAACTCAAGGCTTCTATCAAATAAAAAAATAAACACTCTTCTGAAAAAATCTGGGGTTTTATTTGATGGGGATAGCGTTATCACTCCACCTTTTTTTTATGAGTTTGGGAAAATTAAATTAGGTAGCAATGTATACATCAACGCTAGCTGTAACTTTCTTGATAACGCCAATATATCAATTGGCGAAGATTCGCTTATAGGGCCTAACGTAACATTAACAACCGCTAATCACATCGTCGATCCCGCATTGAGGCACGCAGAAGTCATTACTGCGCCTATTACAATTGGAAAAAACGTATGGATAGGTGCTGGTGTAGTGGTACTTCCGGGTATACACATTGGAGACAATAGCGTAATTGCAGCCAATAGTGTAGTCACATCTAATGTCCCAGCTAACAGCTTATTCGCAGGTTCACCTGCGAAATCCAAACGAGAAATTTGATTGTTATATTTAACAGCAAGATTTCAATCTTGCTGTTAATATTATTAAAACTCAGTTATTAGCACACCAAGCAACAGCCTGAATACATGAACCTCCTGCTACTCCCCCCCCCGTATATATCTGCCATCCGTTACCGTCTTCGGTGGGCTGGTTTAGATCCGGAGCATTCCATCCATCCCCCCCCCAACGTGATAATATATATCCTCCAGAGAGAAGTTGTTTGCCTGAAGGACAATATGCTTTTGAAAAGTTGTATCTTCCGCAAGCATCCCCCCCAGAAACCTTCTGAAAATCTTTTAATTTACCAGGTGCATTCCATACCCCATTTTTACAATAAAGTACAGTTCCAGACTCATCACGACTTAAAAGCCCATTAGGGTTACAACCCCAGCCTTCATTTGCCTTACCATCGAGTTGTAAATATTCGCCAACCGATGCCCTTCCGTCTGCTCGAATAGACCCACCTTTCAGCTGACCACCGGTATAAATACCTTTGTTATTCACCGAACGAATCCAGTCGTTGTCATCCATGTAAAATCCGCCCCCGTGATCTTCGTTGAGCCAACCTTTACCATGTTTGGTAATAAGCCAACCGGAATTACTTCGAATATCACCATTCGAACCAATCCAACCGTTCGACCAAACGCTATCATGCGCACTCAATCTCTTGGCCGTGACTTCTTCGCTATAATTACCTGATTTGGCATTTATATTGTTCGCGTTATTCAAGTCATTGGCGCCCATATCAATCGCTGTGTGCATCTTATTAAGATCGGGACGACCGTTAACCTGGAAGCGATACAAGCGATCGTTCTCTTCAGCCCCACCTGCCAATACGTCGGACGTCAGGTAAGCGGCCAGGTGTCCACTCTGTCCACTTAGCCCCATATTCGACAGGTTGACCTGCCAGCCACCGCCGGCACCGTTGGCAACATTGACGGGTTCGATATACCCGCCCAAGCCAGACGTGTTCTGAGCGATATAGCGTTGGCCCTTGAACGTAATATTTTGACCGCCGGCGGTCAAAACAAAGGCGACCAGCTTGTCGGATTGCGAAGGATTGCGTGTCACGGCAAGAATATAGGTTTGGCCGTTATTGTTGGTCAGGGAAAACCCCGCCGGCAAATACCCTTTATCGCGCAGGGTCTGGCCGGTTACCGTTACGTTGCCGCCCCCCTTTACCTGATTCAGCAACATATCGTAGTTATCTTTCACGTATCGACGGGCACCCTCGCTCACTGTGCTCAGGTGTGTCGCGGTAACGACCCATGTTTGTTCTTCTATATAGTTCGAATATCTTTCCAGCCCAATAGGAGCGGCAATCAACACGATCGCCAGAACGATGGCCATCGAAACCAACGCGCCCCCCCGGTTAATACGAGGAGTGGCATTTTCAGCAGTCATAGGGCACCTGAAGAAAGCAATTGAGGAGAGCTACCGGCTACAACTGCCAGTAACACGAATAGCCAGGGAGCATAAGGTTGAGTCTTTTTGTTCGTCAGTAATGCCCCTGCGATAAACAGCAATAATGCACATCCGCTCAGCACGCTGGCGAGCTGCCAGGGAAACCAGGCACTCAGCGCGGCGATCAAATGCACATCGCCCATGCCGAACCCTTCTTCACCCCGCAGATGCTTGGCGCCGTAGTGAAAGGCATAGAGGAACAAAAACATGCCGATACTGCCTGTAAGTGCCTCAGTCAGGGTAAGTGCACTTCCAGGCATCACGGTAAACAGCAGACCTGTCAGCCAAAAACCCGAGGTATACCGAAGCGGTAGCCAGTAATTGCGCAAATCGAGCAGTACCATGGGAATGCCCCAGGCCAGCAGCCCCAGAATTTTGACGGTACCTAACCAGGGATGGCCCACAAGGGCCGTTGTTGCGATCAGTGCAGTACCGGTGCCGACGAAAACTATTGTGACGCCTCTGATCTGCCGCCGAGTGAGGGGCGGGCCATCATGTTCAAGCAAGAATTTTTTCGCTCGATGAACCAACGGCTGGGCGCCAATAAACAGAGTGGTGCCGGCGCATACCATCAGCAAAGAGAACTTCAGGAGATATAAAGCCATCAGGCAGCACCTCCTTTTAGTTTCATGTACATCGCATACACTTTCCGCGCGTAAATCATACGCCGCGGACCGTTGTTATCTGCGAATCCGGCATTATAGGAGCCGAGGCATTGCCAATTTACCCCGCATTGTTTGAGGTGCTTTGCCAATATCCAGGCCCCGATCTGCACGTTGAGACAGCTGTTGGTCAGCAAATCCTGCTCACTGCGGATGAGGCCCAGCGCACGCAGCTGGGGAATATGTCGGTCATTGATTTGCATCA
It encodes the following:
- a CDS encoding type IV secretory system conjugative DNA transfer family protein, which translates into the protein MKKIALALGLGLLSTAAGAAVLDGGPPPDIGAYLSPKAPDKHGLNDTLWQLMNEAGQTVGFRGGKAQRAWELQQALNAQNDALNRMYTFAPLISRQGWLPPVIVASESLAHITDRQIRTANKTYSILLPERFVSNPPTWRQYLLAGLTINTDIPTDIRPKNGNEETVWRAAVEKGWQDGRESADRTLESNFNRLTRDYTGMLRYTTLLQQGIITPPVVSEQLQTVTGSRDKVAIGDRTRELKQHAGFELDKKRWKPTVNIGK
- a CDS encoding prepilin peptidase, with the translated sequence MALYLLKFSLLMVCAGTTLFIGAQPLVHRAKKFLLEHDGPPLTRRQIRGVTIVFVGTGTALIATTALVGHPWLGTVKILGLLAWGIPMVLLDLRNYWLPLRYTSGFWLTGLLFTVMPGSALTLTEALTGSIGMFLFLYAFHYGAKHLRGEEGFGMGDVHLIAALSAWFPWQLASVLSGCALLLFIAGALLTNKKTQPYAPWLFVLLAVVAGSSPQLLSSGAL
- the icmT gene encoding IcmT/TraK family protein; its protein translation is MSKNNSPWIDSGGKDYSPWLDSGRQATILGIPVLVYLLFLLCAIWPSMMTFMFCLLALGIYKILSLFGLTPTVLFQRLHHLLRGTSVTGRPWWYRKFFE
- the traJ gene encoding plasmid transfer ATPase TraJ, producing the protein MTPLTDFDFSGGLSPDKLRGFFIHCYRHKVSDIHLQSGSKIIVDHYGRKVTASQFPLDHTKLLHLIDSIYTPDIKAMVQSGQGADRPLQLEGDNTGRYGLERGERVRFRSNFIQATIGALNTAMAVTLRVIPTSIPPLNSLGLEDDLRHNLLPLDGLGLVCGVTGSGKSTLLASIYQHYGETHPHGKLVTYEDPVEYLFGGPTWQLRPQQSEIGRDVPSFAHGLRLSLRQAPTLIGVGEIRDLETLQAAVACAQSGHLTLSTLHAFSPGHAFSRCILMAPADAREQVAFDLLDALRFLIVQRLLPTTDGKRQAVREYVLLDEAWRRKLGEVHYSRWPEMINGELAAREHRIVDHTWRLFTAGRVDEETAKQVMGYPLFTAKNKEGL
- the pilV gene encoding shufflon system plasmid conjugative transfer pilus tip adhesin PilV, which encodes MTAENATPRINRGGALVSMAIVLAIVLIAAPIGLERYSNYIEEQTWVVTATHLSTVSEGARRYVKDNYDMLLNQVKGGGNVTVTGQTLRDKGYLPAGFSLTNNNGQTYILAVTRNPSQSDKLVAFVLTAGGQNITFKGQRYIAQNTSGLGGYIEPVNVANGAGGGWQVNLSNMGLSGQSGHLAAYLTSDVLAGGAEENDRLYRFQVNGRPDLNKMHTAIDMGANDLNNANNINAKSGNYSEEVTAKRLSAHDSVWSNGWIGSNGDIRSNSGWLITKHGKGWLNEDHGGGFYMDDNDWIRSVNNKGIYTGGQLKGGSIRADGRASVGEYLQLDGKANEGWGCNPNGLLSRDESGTVLYCKNGVWNAPGKLKDFQKVSGGDACGRYNFSKAYCPSGKQLLSGGYILSRWGGDGWNAPDLNQPTEDGNGWQIYTGGGVAGGSCIQAVAWCANN
- a CDS encoding DotD/TraH family lipoprotein (Members of this family include DotD of type IVB secretion systems and TraH of plasmid conjugative plasmid systems, both lipoproteins.), coding for MKRLPMIAALFGLSGCVCTPTPHSIVTPAVAVTPAAQSIQNITATLYQSDALNQVRPVLFTPKITANSQRITVDWDGDAIELLSQLAHMRGLSFAYTGVRLPLPLTLHASDVTFEQVLRLVRTQIDWRAQLEQQSHELRLFFMLPLKKGMPA
- a CDS encoding DapH/DapD/GlmU-related protein; this encodes MLFFYTSSFCKNIKISRARAIINSRLLSNKKINTLLKKSGVLFDGDSVITPPFFYEFGKIKLGSNVYINASCNFLDNANISIGEDSLIGPNVTLTTANHIVDPALRHAEVITAPITIGKNVWIGAGVVVLPGIHIGDNSVIAANSVVTSNVPANSLFAGSPAKSKREI
- a CDS encoding lytic transglycosylase domain-containing protein, which produces MLFSFQRALACQVLGWTLLFSLPAQAFCFNEAGARYKVDPLLLRSMATVESSLNPQAIGKNRDKAGRVTSRDFGLMQINDRHIPQLRALGLIRSEQDLLTNSCLNVQIGAWILAKHLKQCGVNWQCLGSYNAGFADNNGPRRMIYARKVYAMYMKLKGGAA